A window of the Emys orbicularis isolate rEmyOrb1 chromosome 1, rEmyOrb1.hap1, whole genome shotgun sequence genome harbors these coding sequences:
- the GTPBP6 gene encoding putative GTP-binding protein 6 encodes MGSGLLLRGAAALCARGLRAAAAGRLCPLLPRPPARLLSTGGAWCLRAALGPPGQGEPPRSVGRGRGAAYSEEEEEDGDEAELEELLAPGPPPGAQRLLVVHPAVKWGAKKPQLTTAELQIAEAVALINTLHNWTVLDKIILSTKTPDKKFIFGKGNFQILTEKIKGLPHITAVFLNIERLSPLTKKELEDAWGVTVFDRYTVVLHIFRCNARTKEAKLQIVLAEIPLLRTNLKNEMSQLDQQRGGSRYIMGSGETFMEIQYRLLKEKEFKIRNALEKLRRKRSVLRTQRERREFPVISVMGYTNCGKTTLIKALTGDEGLQPQDQLFATLDITAHGGYLPSHLAVIYVDTIGFLSELPHDLIESFSATLEDVAYSDLIVHVRDISHPETALQKASVLSVLKNLNLPSHLLDSVVEVHNKVDLIERYQSPETNTIAVSALLGYGLEELKEEIERLVLKTTGKKILTIKVNLAGPQLSWLYKEATVQEVDVMPEDGTANVKVIISNSALGKYKKLFPQ; translated from the exons ATGGGGTCCGGGCTCCTGCTCCGAGGGGCCGCCGCTCTGTGCGCCCGGGGGCTCCGCGCCGCAGCGGCCGGGAGGCTCTGCCCGCTGCTCCCCCGGCCGCCCGCCCGACTCCTCAGCACTGGGGGCGCCTGGTGCCTCCGCGCCGCGCTGGGGCCGCCGGGCCAGGGGGAGCCGCCCCGGAGCGTGGGGCGCGGGAGGGGGGCGGCGtacagcgaggaggaggaggaggatggtgatGAAGCggagctggaggagctgctggccccagggccgCCTCCCGGGGCCCAGCGGCTGCTCGTGGTGCACCCGGCCGTCAAGTGGGGAGCGAAAAAGCCCCAACTCACCACAG CTGAATTACAGATCGCTGAAGCTGTTGCTCTAATAAACACCCTTCATAATTGGACAGTTTTAGATAAAATAATTCTGTCTACAAAAACTCCCGACAAGAAGTTTATTTTTGGCAAAGGAAATTTTCAGATTCTGACAG AAAAGATTAAAGGATTACCGCACATAACAGCTGTCTTCTTGAATATAGAAAGGCTCTCTCCACTGACAaag aaagaactGGAAGATGCTTGGGGAGTGACAGTTTTTGACAGATACACAGTTGTCCTTCATATTTTTCGTTGCAATGCTCGGACTAAGGAGGCAAAACTTCAGATCGTATTGGCTGAAATCCCGCTTCTCAG AACAAATCTGAAAAATGAGATGTCTCAGTTAGATCAGCAAAGAGGTGGATCAAGATACATCATGGGTTCAG GCGAAACTTTCATGGAAATACAGTATCGTCTCTTGAaagaaaaagaatttaaaattagGAATGCCCTGGAAAAGCTGAGAAGAAAGAGGTCTGTACTCCGAACTCAGCGTGAAAGGCGTGAGTTTCCAGTTATCTCAGTAATGGGCTACACTAATTGTG GGAAAACCACTTTGATCAAGGCATTGACTGGAGATGAAGGACTGCAGCCTCAAGATCAACTGTTTGCCACTCTTGATATTACAGCTCATGGTGGCTATCTACCCTCACACCTGGCAGTTATTTATGTTGACACTATAGGGTTTCTCTCTGAATTGCCCCATGATCTCATTGAGTCCTTTTCAGCCACGTTAGAAGATGTGGCTTACTCA GATTTAATAGTTCATGTGAGGGACATTAGTCATCCAGAAACTGCCCTCCAGAAAGCAAGTGTTTTGTCTGTTCTGAAGAATCTTAATCTTCCAAGCCATTTACTGGATTCAGTTGTAGAAGTTCATAACAAAGTGGATTTGATAGAACG GTATCAGTCCCCTGAAACAAATACTATAGCTGTTTCTGCTCTTCTTGGATATGGATTAGAAGAACTGAAAGAGGAGATTGAGAGATTAGTTTTGAAAACAACTGGGAAAAAGATTCTAACAATTAAAGTCAACTTAGCTGGACCTCAACTAAG TTGGCTGTATAAAGAAGCAACAGTTCAGGAAGTGGATGTTATGCCTGAAGATGGCACAGCCAATGTGAAGGTGATCATAAGTAATTCTGCCTTGGGCAAATACaaaaaacttttcccacaataa